A genomic region of Arachis stenosperma cultivar V10309 chromosome 9, arast.V10309.gnm1.PFL2, whole genome shotgun sequence contains the following coding sequences:
- the LOC130948081 gene encoding protein THYLAKOID ASSEMBLY 8, chloroplastic-like: protein MASSLRLQNPTFHKPHAPPPTCTPTRHRINYVPVRCGGPRSQRGPLLKGRILSIEAIQAIQTIKRIHRTNPPNHQTLISNTLTRLIKNDLLATLRELLRQQQCTLALRVFSAVRSEYGADLTLYAEMVNALASKSMGDDVDRLILELDGIEFADVADQKGMVSLIKAVVGAGRRESTVRIYEMMKKGGWCENVEPDEYLVNVLVNGLKGFGEMELAKQVQNEANRAFARFSRPNLESFRL, encoded by the coding sequence ATGGCTTCCTCTCTCCGTCTCCAAAACCCCACTTTCCACAAACCCCACGCTCCACCACCAACATGTACTCCCACGCGCCACCGCATCAACTACGTTCCCGTGCGGTGCGGCGGCCCGCGGTCACAGCGCGGACCCTTACTCAAAGGTCGAATCCTAAGCATCGAAGCAATCCAAGCCATACAAACCATAAAACGAATCCACCGAACCAACCCTCCTAACCACCAAACCCTAATATCCAACACCCTCACGCGCCTCATCAAAAACGACCTACTCGCCACTCTACGTGAGCTTCTACGCCAGCAACAGTGCACTCTCGCGCTCCGCGTGTTCTCCGCCGTTAGATCAGAGTACGGCGCCGATCTCACGCTCTACGCCGAGATGGTCAACGCGCTCGCAAGTAAAAGTATGGGTGACGACGTGGACCGTCTGATTTTGGAGTTGGATGGGATTGAGTTCGCTGACGTGGCGGATCAGAAGGGGATGGTGAGTTTGATCAAGGCCGTTGTTGGTGCTGGGAGGAGGGAATCAACGGTCAGGATTTACGAGATGATGAAGAAGGGTGGGTGGTGTGAGAATGTTGAACCTGATGAGTATTTGGTTAATGTTTTGGTTAATGGGCTCAAGGGTTTTGGTGAAATGGAACTTGCTAAGCAGGTTCAGAATGAGGCTAATAGGGCTTTTGCTAGGTTCTCTAGGCCCAATTTGGAGTCATTCAGATTGTAG
- the LOC130947464 gene encoding aquaporin TIP2-1-like yields MPAIAFGRFDDSFSFGSIKAYIAEFISTLIFVFAGVGSAIAYGKLTSDAALDPAGLVAVAVCHGFALFVAVSVGANISGGHVNPAVTFGLALGGQITLLSGIFYWIAQLLGSIVACFLLSYVTGGLTTPIHSVAEGVGAFEGVVTEIIITFGLVYTVYATAADPKKGSLGTIAPIAIGFIVGANILAAGPFSGGSMNPARSFGPAVVSGDFHDNWIYWVGPLIGGGLAGLIYANVFLPSDHAPLSSEF; encoded by the exons ATGCCTGCCATAGCATTCGGGCGTTTTGATGATTCTTTCAGCTTTGGCTCCATCAAAGCCTACATTGCTGAGTTCATCTCAACATTGATCTTTGTTTTTGCTGGTGTTGGTTCAGCAATAGCCTATG GAAAGCTGACATCAGATGCAGCACTTGACCCTGCTGGATTGGTAGCAGTAGCTGTGTGCCATGGATTTGCTCTGTTTGTGGCGGTTTCTGTTGGAGCCAACATCTCTGGTGGCCATGTCAACCCTGCTGTCACTTTTGGTTTGGCACTTGGAGGCCAAATCACACTACTTTCTGGAATCTTCTACTGGATTGCTCAGCTTCTTGGTTCCATTGTTGCATGTTTCCTCCTTTCTTATGTCACCGGTGGATTG ACAACTCCAATCCACAGTGTGGCAGAAGGAGTAGGAGCATTTGAAGGAGTAGTGACTGAAATCATAATCACATTTGGATTGGTGTACACTGTGTATGCCACAGCAGCTGACCCCAAGAAGGGCTCACTAGGCACCATTGCACCCATTGCAATTGGTTTCATTGTTGGTGCCAACATCTTGGCCGCCGGTCCCTTCTCCGGCGGCTCCATGAACCCGGCTCGCTCCTTCGGCCCTGCCGTCGTCAGCGGCGACTTCCATGACAACTGGATCTACTGGGTTGGACCCCTCATTGGTGGTGGCCTTGCTGGCCTTATCTATGCCAATGTCTTCTTGCCCTCTGACCATGCACCTCTTTCAAGTGAATTTTGA